In the genome of Nitrospira japonica, one region contains:
- a CDS encoding cytochrome c biogenesis CcdA family protein, with protein sequence MLDSLPQTSLLAAFLAGLLSFVSPCVLPLVPSYLMYITGLSLNQLTDAAERRLERMTIVVNALLFIAGFSLVFIAFGASASLIGQLLTDHQQFIRKAGGILIIVFGLYTMGLVKLRFLMTEKRIHLRSRPAGYAGSLLIGATFAAGWTPCVGPVLGAMLMYASTTDTLADGVTLLAFYSIGLGLPLFTAAMGMERFLSSFKRVHRYIGVMSSISGVFLVVFGLAIYSDSLTLMTSFLERYGIGSYLGTDGG encoded by the coding sequence ATGCTCGACTCTCTTCCTCAGACGTCCCTCCTGGCCGCATTCCTCGCAGGCCTTCTCTCATTTGTGTCTCCCTGTGTGTTGCCGCTTGTCCCTTCCTATCTGATGTACATCACCGGTCTTTCGCTGAATCAGCTGACTGATGCCGCCGAACGGCGTCTCGAACGCATGACGATCGTCGTCAATGCCTTGCTGTTCATCGCGGGCTTTTCGCTCGTATTCATCGCGTTCGGCGCTTCAGCCAGTCTGATCGGCCAGCTGCTGACCGATCATCAGCAGTTCATACGCAAAGCGGGCGGGATTCTTATCATTGTCTTCGGGCTCTATACGATGGGACTCGTGAAGCTCAGGTTTCTGATGACTGAGAAGCGCATTCATCTGAGAAGTCGCCCTGCCGGATATGCCGGTTCGCTGCTGATTGGAGCCACCTTTGCCGCCGGTTGGACTCCCTGTGTCGGCCCGGTGCTCGGGGCCATGCTCATGTACGCAAGCACGACCGACACCCTAGCCGATGGGGTCACCCTGCTTGCCTTTTATTCGATTGGTTTGGGCCTGCCGCTCTTCACAGCAGCCATGGGGATGGAGCGATTCCTCTCATCTTTCAAGCGCGTCCATAGATATATTGGAGTCATGTCCAGCATCAGCGGTGTGTTCCTCGTGGTCTTCGGTCTCGCAATCTACAGCGACTCTCTCACGCTCATGACATCGTTTCTCGAACGCTACGGCATCGGATCCTATTTGGGGACGGACGGCGGCTAA
- a CDS encoding TlpA family protein disulfide reductase, with protein MNQAIVSIAIFLLLLSSPADLLAAAAMPAPAFELVTFSGESYNNQTQKGRPALFVFWAPWCKVCQRDLPLLSEFYQHEKPTQLGVVSIGFADTRSNVERFVKERSGMFVYPTAYDEDRWVAQAFKVNATPTYVLMDDQGSIVLVHRGGGVLQNPQFREFLATLK; from the coding sequence ATGAACCAGGCTATCGTCAGTATTGCCATATTCCTCCTCTTGCTCTCCAGTCCGGCGGACCTCCTGGCAGCAGCTGCGATGCCGGCGCCGGCTTTCGAATTGGTCACGTTCTCGGGCGAGAGCTACAACAACCAAACACAGAAAGGCCGGCCGGCCTTATTCGTGTTCTGGGCACCGTGGTGCAAAGTGTGCCAACGTGATCTGCCGCTCCTCAGCGAATTCTATCAGCACGAGAAGCCGACGCAGCTCGGTGTCGTCTCAATTGGATTCGCCGACACCAGATCGAACGTGGAGCGATTTGTCAAAGAGCGATCCGGAATGTTCGTCTATCCGACTGCGTACGACGAAGATCGCTGGGTGGCGCAGGCCTTCAAGGTCAATGCCACTCCAACGTATGTGCTGATGGATGATCAGGGAAGCATCGTACTGGTCCATCGAGGGGGAGGAGTGCTTCAGAACCCTCAGTTCCGCGAGTTTCTCGCAACTTTAAAATAG
- a CDS encoding DsrE family protein has translation MSSMPYHITFDHTKEVHMLTMPSRTLTPFAVFALAVTLALPLIQNRAAAAEGQEQGKVKVLYHVDGKDPEVAKYALALINKHIDAEGGPDKIDVELVVHGPALELFEKDRMDPEMTKRFDQIIEKGTKAEMCQVSMKAFGRTLDNLAKGFVATQHPVAVKRIADLQKEGYLYIKP, from the coding sequence ATGAGCTCGATGCCATATCACATCACGTTTGATCACACCAAGGAGGTTCACATGTTGACCATGCCGAGTCGCACACTGACGCCGTTCGCTGTCTTCGCTCTCGCAGTGACGTTGGCGTTGCCGTTGATCCAGAATCGAGCGGCCGCAGCTGAGGGACAGGAACAGGGAAAGGTCAAGGTGCTCTACCATGTCGACGGAAAAGATCCGGAAGTGGCGAAGTACGCCCTTGCCCTCATCAACAAACATATTGATGCGGAAGGAGGACCCGACAAGATCGATGTCGAGCTGGTCGTCCATGGACCGGCCTTGGAGCTGTTCGAGAAAGACAGAATGGATCCGGAAATGACCAAGCGGTTCGATCAGATTATCGAGAAGGGCACGAAAGCGGAGATGTGCCAGGTCTCCATGAAAGCGTTCGGCAGGACCCTTGACAATCTCGCGAAGGGATTCGTCGCCACACAGCATCCGGTGGCGGTCAAGCGCATCGCAGATCTGCAGAAGGAAGGCTATCTCTATATCAAGCCCTGA
- a CDS encoding response regulator, translating to MMKPQSETKPIRLLLVDDHEVLRIGLRTLFTEAGAFHVVGEAGTMADAVREAAKLKPQVVLMDVRLPDGSGIEACRTIRAHHRDTRVLFLTSFADDDAVLATILAGADGFLLKEVSSKQLIQAVMTVASGRSILDSAVTQRVLAKVRSMSTPAPQHKHDPLSPQEERVLALVAEGKTNKEIALTLNLSDKTVGHYLENIFQKLQVTRRAQAAVFFTQQQSKQ from the coding sequence ATGATGAAGCCTCAATCTGAGACGAAACCAATCCGGCTCTTGCTCGTGGACGATCATGAAGTCCTTCGTATTGGTTTGCGGACATTGTTCACTGAAGCTGGAGCGTTTCACGTCGTCGGCGAAGCCGGCACCATGGCCGATGCTGTGCGTGAAGCCGCGAAACTGAAGCCGCAGGTCGTCCTGATGGACGTGAGGCTTCCGGATGGGAGCGGAATCGAGGCGTGTCGAACGATTCGCGCCCATCATCGGGATACGAGGGTGCTGTTCTTGACCTCCTTCGCGGACGATGATGCCGTGCTGGCCACCATACTAGCGGGAGCCGATGGTTTCCTCCTGAAGGAAGTGAGCAGCAAGCAGCTCATCCAAGCCGTCATGACGGTGGCGTCAGGACGGTCGATCCTGGATTCGGCCGTCACGCAGCGGGTGCTCGCCAAAGTCCGATCCATGTCCACTCCTGCACCGCAGCATAAACACGACCCCTTGTCACCGCAGGAGGAACGAGTGCTGGCCTTGGTTGCGGAAGGTAAGACCAATAAAGAAATAGCCCTAACCTTGAACTTGAGCGACAAGACCGTCGGACATTACCTCGAAAACATCTTCCAGAAGCTGCAAGTCACCCGTCGCGCGCAAGCGGCGGTTTTTTTCACCCAACAACAGTCGAAGCAGTAG
- a CDS encoding sensor histidine kinase — translation MNQPLVLYLVVTVCGGGALLVSTALHTLWPDWRWQYEPLHSTIEAVGGLVAIGMAMVLPHRYGKSTTDKYRALAAGFLGMGILEEFHAMARPGNAFVLFRNMASLAGGIGFLLVWRSRGTVGGSERRWVPWMIAAGTVMIGTWFLMFPQSIPEMVRNGEFTPTAVAPQSVACLLFLLGAVRFLLDYRRSGQSEDALFASLALLFGLAEFVFMYSIPWDNRWWFWHSLRLIACLLALGFIGNSYFQITSDLQTSLAQNIQAKETISQREGQLRQILSERERMAQDLHDSTIQSLFAIGLNLERCQRLVSTAHHEVAAQLGSAAEGLKGVIRDLRGYILGLESPISNGRALEAALASLVNDVNNSSQLHCLLDVKPEAAERLTPEQAAQMLSIAREATSNILRHASAHTINLSLHLHDGGIRLMVEDDGVGFDRATVHGHGHGLKNMEKRARMLGCRFEVQSGPGHGTRIECLLHHRHDEASI, via the coding sequence ATGAACCAACCACTCGTGCTCTATCTTGTCGTAACAGTGTGCGGAGGAGGAGCGCTGCTCGTCAGCACCGCCCTGCACACTCTGTGGCCTGACTGGCGCTGGCAGTATGAACCGCTTCATTCCACAATAGAGGCCGTGGGAGGTCTCGTCGCCATTGGGATGGCGATGGTGCTGCCGCACAGGTACGGCAAATCTACGACTGACAAGTATCGCGCGCTGGCCGCAGGATTTCTCGGCATGGGCATCCTTGAAGAGTTTCATGCGATGGCACGACCAGGCAACGCATTCGTTCTATTCCGGAATATGGCGAGCTTGGCCGGCGGCATTGGCTTTCTTCTCGTCTGGAGGTCGCGAGGCACGGTCGGCGGATCTGAGCGGCGATGGGTCCCCTGGATGATCGCGGCCGGTACAGTGATGATCGGAACGTGGTTCCTGATGTTTCCTCAATCCATCCCTGAGATGGTGCGGAATGGCGAATTTACGCCGACAGCCGTCGCTCCCCAAAGCGTGGCATGTCTGCTGTTTCTGTTAGGAGCCGTACGCTTTCTTTTAGACTACCGGCGCTCGGGCCAGTCAGAAGATGCATTGTTCGCGAGTCTGGCCCTCCTCTTCGGTCTGGCCGAGTTTGTATTCATGTACTCGATTCCCTGGGACAATCGCTGGTGGTTCTGGCATTCTCTACGCCTGATTGCCTGCCTTCTCGCGTTGGGATTCATCGGGAACAGTTATTTTCAGATCACCTCAGACCTACAGACTTCTCTCGCCCAAAATATTCAGGCAAAAGAGACGATCAGCCAGCGCGAGGGACAGCTCCGCCAGATACTGAGTGAACGAGAACGAATGGCTCAAGACCTGCACGACAGCACCATCCAGTCGCTCTTCGCGATCGGACTCAATCTCGAACGCTGCCAACGTCTGGTGTCGACCGCCCATCATGAGGTCGCCGCGCAATTGGGGTCAGCCGCTGAGGGCCTCAAGGGAGTCATTCGGGATCTGCGAGGATACATTCTCGGTCTGGAGTCCCCGATTTCCAATGGACGCGCACTCGAAGCGGCGTTGGCTTCGCTGGTGAACGACGTGAACAACTCATCTCAACTTCATTGTCTGTTAGACGTGAAGCCCGAAGCCGCAGAACGGTTGACTCCTGAGCAGGCCGCGCAGATGCTCTCCATTGCCCGGGAAGCCACGAGCAACATACTTCGGCACGCATCCGCTCACACGATCAATCTCTCGCTCCATCTGCATGATGGCGGCATCCGTCTGATGGTGGAAGACGATGGAGTCGGATTCGATCGCGCGACGGTTCACGGTCATGGCCACGGCCTGAAGAATATGGAGAAACGTGCCAGAATGTTGGGGTGCCGATTTGAAGTCCAGTCTGGCCCGGGCCACGGAACACGAATAGAATGCCTTCTCCATCACAGGCATGATGAAGCCTCAATCTGA
- a CDS encoding alpha/beta hydrolase family protein, protein MLSGDTFFEEQAMRTLSHTQFGGADFGECMVTMQRVPPGDMAAWHREWTATADRVAAIGDACAADGHAVSAREAYLRASNYYRTSYLMLFGTPVSPELMHAFERESATFREFASRADPPLEPVEIPYEGTTLPGYFCPSARAKGRAPTLIATNGYDSTIHEMYFAFAVAANRRGYHCLLFDGPGQGRALIKQRLPIRPDWEQVIRPVVDYALTRPDVDPSRLALAGWSFGGYLSLRGAGGEPRLGACIADPALIGLWEPMKKMFAELPPDALANPRAADPALFAPYIARIESSPVMRWKVVRRAFWVHGIQSLADYLAIAREFDNRQALQSIRCPVFLAWEENDSLAATAPQVFDGVTGQKTLVRFLASEGADGHCAMKARSLFHQRMFDWLDSVLPAK, encoded by the coding sequence ATGCTCTCGGGAGATACGTTTTTCGAAGAACAGGCGATGCGTACGCTATCCCATACTCAGTTCGGCGGTGCGGACTTTGGCGAATGCATGGTGACGATGCAGCGCGTACCGCCAGGCGACATGGCGGCGTGGCATCGTGAATGGACTGCCACGGCGGATCGGGTCGCCGCCATCGGCGACGCCTGCGCCGCCGACGGACATGCCGTTAGCGCCAGGGAAGCGTACCTGCGCGCCTCCAACTACTACCGCACCTCCTATCTCATGCTGTTCGGGACCCCCGTGTCTCCTGAGCTGATGCACGCATTCGAACGCGAATCCGCGACCTTCCGTGAGTTCGCTTCTCGTGCGGATCCGCCGCTTGAGCCGGTGGAGATTCCCTACGAGGGCACCACGCTGCCCGGCTACTTTTGCCCATCTGCACGGGCCAAGGGCCGCGCCCCGACGTTGATTGCCACCAACGGCTACGACTCGACCATCCACGAAATGTATTTTGCGTTCGCCGTGGCCGCGAACCGGCGCGGGTATCACTGCCTCCTGTTCGACGGTCCGGGGCAGGGTCGTGCCCTCATCAAGCAGCGTCTGCCTATCCGGCCGGACTGGGAACAGGTCATTCGTCCGGTCGTCGACTATGCGCTCACGCGTCCGGATGTTGATCCCTCGCGGCTTGCGCTCGCGGGCTGGAGCTTCGGCGGCTACCTCTCATTGCGCGGTGCCGGCGGGGAGCCCCGGCTCGGCGCCTGTATCGCGGATCCCGCGTTGATCGGACTCTGGGAGCCAATGAAGAAGATGTTTGCGGAGTTGCCGCCCGATGCGCTGGCCAATCCGCGCGCGGCCGATCCGGCACTGTTCGCACCCTACATAGCCCGCATCGAATCCTCGCCGGTGATGCGCTGGAAGGTCGTGCGGCGGGCATTCTGGGTGCACGGCATCCAGTCGCTCGCCGATTATCTCGCGATCGCGCGCGAGTTCGACAATCGGCAAGCTCTTCAATCGATCCGCTGTCCGGTGTTCCTTGCGTGGGAGGAGAACGACAGCCTGGCAGCGACGGCCCCGCAAGTTTTCGACGGGGTCACCGGTCAGAAGACGCTGGTTCGCTTTCTCGCAAGCGAAGGCGCCGACGGTCATTGCGCGATGAAGGCGCGTTCGCTCTTCCATCAGCGCATGTTCGATTGGCTCGACAGCGTGCTTCCCGCGAAGTGA
- a CDS encoding dihydrofolate reductase family protein: MGKVKVAAFSVSLDGFGAGPGQALKNPLGVRGLELHSWILDTDVFKKMQGEGEGTHGIDNDFAAQSMDNIGAWILGRNMFGPVRGPWKDESWKGWWGDNPPYHTPVFVLTHHARAPLRTEGGTTFYFVTDGIESALQKAKDVAKGQDVRIGGGAATIRQYLTAGLIDQIHLALSPTFLGEGEHLFAGLNLHALGFTSIKTAAGEKATHVVMEKK, encoded by the coding sequence ATGGGCAAGGTGAAGGTTGCGGCGTTTTCCGTATCGCTCGATGGATTTGGTGCGGGACCAGGACAGGCTCTGAAGAATCCGCTAGGCGTTCGTGGATTGGAGCTGCATTCCTGGATCCTCGACACGGACGTCTTTAAGAAAATGCAAGGTGAAGGCGAAGGCACGCATGGCATCGACAATGACTTTGCTGCGCAATCGATGGACAATATCGGAGCCTGGATTTTGGGCCGCAATATGTTCGGGCCGGTGCGCGGTCCCTGGAAAGATGAGTCCTGGAAGGGATGGTGGGGTGACAATCCGCCGTATCATACCCCCGTGTTCGTCCTCACGCATCATGCTCGTGCGCCGCTGAGGACGGAAGGCGGAACGACCTTTTACTTTGTCACCGATGGCATCGAGTCGGCATTACAAAAGGCGAAGGACGTGGCCAAGGGACAAGACGTTCGGATTGGGGGTGGTGCAGCTACGATTCGCCAGTATCTGACTGCCGGCCTAATTGATCAGATCCATCTGGCTCTTTCACCGACTTTCTTGGGCGAGGGGGAGCACCTCTTTGCCGGCCTCAATCTCCATGCTCTCGGGTTCACATCAATCAAAACCGCCGCCGGTGAGAAGGCCACGCATGTGGTCATGGAAAAGAAGTAG
- a CDS encoding phosphotransferase family protein → MHRTYLGRLPEQDPLHAYLRYDIQPQMTGVPGGSTYRVFRLNGSNDVYLYEDRETATKFIGKFFLSSRKNNAAKAASHLTREFDNLCTVRDYGLTGYPHHVVRPLGRHYAMNALLVTEYCEGEILSDVIRESIRHGDHGRLSHKLTALAYFLSALHNRTAVGVGVEFHYDCHYMDHLIGRLLEISAIGWDEARELYWLRDQWRNQPRMWEDQQVLVHGDATPENFMFGHNLQVVAFDLERAKRADRVFDVGRIAGELKHFFLRASGNPHAAESSIGHFLWEYACHFPDRHSAFRSITGRTPFYMGMTLLRIARNSWVEPEYRRRLINEAKACLRGF, encoded by the coding sequence ATGCATAGAACCTATCTTGGGCGTCTACCAGAGCAGGATCCGCTGCATGCCTATCTTCGGTATGACATTCAGCCGCAGATGACCGGCGTTCCAGGCGGTTCGACCTATCGAGTCTTCCGGCTGAACGGCTCCAACGATGTGTATTTGTACGAAGACCGCGAGACTGCCACAAAATTCATCGGCAAATTCTTCCTCTCTTCACGAAAGAATAATGCCGCCAAGGCCGCGTCGCACCTCACGCGCGAGTTCGACAATCTCTGCACGGTGCGGGATTATGGGTTGACGGGCTATCCCCACCATGTCGTGAGGCCGCTGGGACGCCACTACGCGATGAACGCCCTTCTCGTGACCGAGTACTGCGAAGGAGAAATCCTGAGTGACGTGATCCGGGAAAGCATTCGGCATGGCGATCATGGCAGGCTTTCTCACAAATTGACCGCCCTGGCCTATTTTCTATCGGCGTTGCACAATCGGACGGCGGTCGGCGTAGGAGTTGAATTTCATTATGATTGCCACTATATGGACCATTTGATCGGCCGACTCCTGGAAATCTCGGCGATCGGATGGGACGAGGCTCGGGAGTTGTATTGGCTACGAGATCAATGGCGCAATCAGCCGAGGATGTGGGAAGACCAGCAGGTGCTCGTCCACGGGGACGCGACGCCGGAGAACTTTATGTTCGGCCATAACCTGCAAGTCGTCGCGTTCGATCTCGAACGGGCCAAGCGTGCCGATCGCGTCTTCGACGTCGGGCGTATCGCCGGCGAACTTAAGCATTTTTTTCTGCGTGCCAGTGGCAATCCGCATGCCGCCGAATCCTCCATCGGGCACTTTCTTTGGGAGTATGCCTGCCATTTTCCGGATCGCCACAGCGCCTTTCGTTCCATTACCGGACGAACTCCGTTCTACATGGGGATGACGCTGCTCCGCATCGCACGAAATAGTTGGGTCGAACCGGAATACCGACGACGGCTGATCAATGAAGCAAAAGCATGTTTGAGGGGCTTCTAG
- a CDS encoding HAD family hydrolase, with the protein MLIKGIIFDVNGTLVDIRTDEGYEEIYRILSNLLSYQGISLDPNGLKDVYFQIMKEQRTVSRERHPEFDAVGIFREIMTRYATDFTRGLSAVKLEQLPTLLAETYRAASRFRLQVYPGVDDTMAQLQAKYRLAVVSDAQTAYAIPELNAVGLFRYFDPIIISGALGCRKPHERLFTQALAAMDMQPSEVLYVGNDMYRDVYGAQRVGIKTVFFRSNQGTQEKEGVNPDYIIYAFPELLNAVRFFEDQ; encoded by the coding sequence ATGCTCATCAAGGGGATTATTTTCGACGTCAACGGGACGCTGGTGGACATCCGTACGGACGAAGGGTACGAAGAGATCTATCGGATTTTGAGTAATCTCTTGTCGTATCAGGGGATTTCCCTGGATCCGAACGGTCTTAAAGATGTCTATTTCCAGATCATGAAGGAACAACGGACGGTGTCCCGCGAGCGTCACCCGGAATTCGACGCGGTCGGCATCTTCCGTGAGATCATGACGCGATATGCGACCGACTTCACGCGTGGTCTGTCGGCGGTGAAGCTCGAGCAGCTGCCGACGTTGCTGGCTGAAACGTACCGTGCCGCCTCACGCTTCCGGTTGCAAGTGTATCCCGGCGTGGACGACACGATGGCACAGCTGCAGGCGAAATATCGGCTGGCGGTGGTGTCCGATGCGCAAACCGCCTATGCCATTCCGGAGTTGAACGCCGTGGGCTTATTCAGATATTTCGACCCGATCATTATCTCGGGAGCCTTGGGGTGTCGTAAACCTCATGAACGTCTGTTCACCCAAGCCTTGGCGGCCATGGACATGCAGCCATCAGAGGTTCTGTACGTGGGCAACGACATGTACCGCGACGTGTATGGGGCGCAGAGAGTCGGGATCAAAACCGTCTTTTTCAGGTCCAACCAAGGAACGCAGGAAAAGGAAGGCGTCAATCCGGACTACATTATCTATGCCTTCCCAGAGTTACTGAACGCCGTCCGATTCTTCGAGGACCAGTGA
- a CDS encoding glycoside hydrolase family 13 protein, whose amino-acid sequence MTRIHPDPHWWESAIVYQIYPWSFQDSNGDGAGDLPGIISRLDYLNGTSDSLGVDAIWLSPIYPSPMDDFGYDVMDYCAIDPRFGTLADFDRLISEAHRRGIRIVMDLVLNHTSDQHPWFVESRSSRTSPKRDWYYWAAGKTGHRPPNNWAARFGGSAWTRDPHTGQYYLHSFLSQQPDLNWTNPAVRDAIFDVVRFWLDRGVDGFRLDAINWLGKDTNWPDNPRRLAWRSYYRQVHLYDRDQPQTHAALRALRAALKDRTDILLVGEASSDTPGGPAAFYGTGSDELHEVFDFRLLRSSWDLNAFRRLIYESDRAVPHGGWPPVVFSNHDQSRHIDRYGKNGDPVRRARAAALLLFTLRGTPFLYYGEELGLRDGTLRRSDLRDPYTIRYWPWKAGRDPARTPMPWDDSPQAGFTTDKPWLPLSPDWPQTNVAWEQKHRGSMLSLYKQLIRLKRTSRALTSGIYQPVEVEGRECLAYQRVFQSEGQTEAMLIALNFSAREQTFSLLETVSIPTRTGTLILSTHPRRGEETWTADRFRLGPDEGIIVRLESHAHASSLDNDPR is encoded by the coding sequence ATGACCCGGATTCATCCAGATCCTCACTGGTGGGAATCTGCCATCGTCTATCAGATATATCCCTGGTCATTTCAAGATTCCAACGGGGATGGAGCCGGCGATCTCCCTGGTATCATCAGCCGACTCGATTACCTCAATGGGACCTCCGATTCGCTTGGTGTCGACGCCATCTGGCTTTCGCCGATCTATCCTTCTCCCATGGATGACTTCGGCTATGACGTCATGGACTATTGCGCCATCGATCCGCGCTTCGGGACTCTGGCGGACTTTGACCGTCTCATCTCCGAAGCCCATCGCCGCGGCATTCGAATCGTGATGGACCTCGTCCTGAATCATACGTCGGACCAACATCCCTGGTTCGTCGAATCGCGATCATCCCGCACGTCCCCGAAACGTGACTGGTATTATTGGGCCGCTGGGAAGACAGGACACCGTCCTCCGAACAATTGGGCCGCGCGTTTCGGAGGCTCAGCCTGGACCAGGGATCCGCACACGGGCCAGTATTATCTGCATTCGTTTCTGTCTCAGCAACCGGACCTGAATTGGACCAATCCCGCGGTGCGCGATGCCATCTTCGATGTGGTTCGCTTTTGGCTCGACCGCGGTGTCGACGGTTTTCGGCTCGACGCGATCAACTGGCTCGGGAAAGACACCAATTGGCCAGACAACCCCCGTCGATTGGCTTGGCGCAGCTACTATCGCCAAGTGCACCTATACGACCGCGACCAGCCCCAAACTCATGCGGCCCTCCGAGCGCTGCGGGCCGCTCTCAAAGATCGCACCGACATCCTTCTAGTCGGCGAGGCATCATCGGACACTCCCGGCGGACCGGCGGCATTCTATGGGACCGGCTCGGATGAATTGCATGAGGTGTTCGACTTTCGCCTGCTCCGCTCGTCTTGGGACCTGAATGCGTTTCGTCGGCTGATCTACGAGAGCGACCGGGCCGTGCCGCACGGCGGCTGGCCTCCGGTCGTCTTCAGCAATCATGACCAATCCCGCCATATCGACCGCTACGGCAAGAATGGCGATCCCGTCCGGCGTGCCAGGGCTGCGGCGCTCCTTCTGTTTACGCTTCGCGGAACTCCCTTTCTCTACTATGGGGAAGAATTGGGACTACGAGACGGAACGCTTCGGCGGTCGGATCTGCGCGATCCCTACACGATCCGTTATTGGCCATGGAAGGCCGGACGGGACCCGGCGAGAACTCCAATGCCTTGGGATGATAGTCCCCAGGCCGGCTTCACGACCGACAAGCCCTGGCTCCCTCTGTCTCCGGATTGGCCGCAAACGAACGTCGCGTGGGAGCAGAAACACCGAGGCTCAATGCTGTCGCTCTACAAACAGCTCATCCGGTTGAAGCGAACGTCTCGTGCGTTGACCTCTGGAATCTATCAACCAGTCGAGGTCGAGGGACGTGAATGTCTCGCCTATCAACGGGTGTTCCAATCTGAGGGACAAACGGAAGCGATGCTGATCGCATTGAATTTTAGTGCAAGAGAACAGACCTTCTCATTGCTGGAAACAGTGTCGATCCCGACGAGAACCGGAACACTCATCCTCTCCACCCATCCACGACGAGGCGAAGAAACTTGGACCGCCGATCGCTTTCGGCTTGGACCGGACGAAGGGATTATCGTGCGGTTAGAATCGCACGCCCACGCGTCATCGCTCGACAACGATCCGCGATAG
- a CDS encoding SRPBCC family protein, whose translation MGSNTIRLHRVFRSTPERIYKAFLDADAMTKWLPPNGFTAKVHHMDAKVGGTFKMSFTNFTTGKSHSFGGKYLELVPHERIRYTDQFDDPNLPGEMRVTVTLKNVSCGTDVNIAQEGVPEVIPVEACYLGWQESLILLGKLVEAEIPD comes from the coding sequence ATGGGTTCCAATACCATTCGGCTCCATCGTGTATTTCGATCCACACCGGAACGGATCTATAAGGCATTCCTCGACGCGGATGCCATGACCAAATGGCTGCCGCCAAATGGATTCACGGCAAAGGTGCATCATATGGACGCGAAAGTCGGCGGCACCTTCAAGATGTCCTTTACCAACTTCACCACGGGCAAGAGTCACTCGTTTGGCGGCAAGTATCTCGAACTCGTGCCGCACGAACGGATTCGCTATACCGACCAGTTCGACGATCCGAATCTACCTGGCGAAATGCGCGTGACGGTCACGTTGAAGAACGTCTCCTGTGGTACGGACGTGAACATCGCGCAAGAGGGTGTGCCGGAGGTGATTCCAGTCGAAGCCTGTTATCTCGGCTGGCAGGAATCGCTAATTCTTCTGGGAAAACTCGTCGAAGCGGAGATCCCGGACTGA
- a CDS encoding cupin domain-containing protein, with amino-acid sequence MDVTTLKNIAGQSELNKRGKVLARIGEANVCVSRFSQHPKWEIHPKGEEVLIGISGELSVVILDPSGPRTIVVKSGDVAVVPENTWHSPVPHGEVSVLSMGDYAGTIVSNNDDPRQ; translated from the coding sequence ATGGATGTCACCACGCTCAAAAATATCGCCGGGCAATCGGAACTCAATAAGCGGGGAAAGGTGCTGGCGAGAATCGGCGAGGCGAACGTATGCGTCTCACGATTTTCTCAACATCCGAAATGGGAGATTCATCCCAAAGGGGAAGAAGTGCTGATCGGCATCTCCGGGGAATTGAGCGTCGTCATTCTCGATCCGTCCGGTCCCCGGACGATTGTCGTCAAATCCGGCGATGTGGCGGTCGTTCCAGAAAACACATGGCATTCTCCGGTCCCTCATGGCGAAGTGTCCGTCCTGAGCATGGGGGATTATGCCGGGACGATTGTGTCCAACAACGATGATCCGCGGCAATAG
- a CDS encoding glutathione peroxidase produces MNLYDIDLVTIDGKPQKMAAYRGRTLLIVNVASECGFTPQYAGLQVLYEKFKDRGFVVLGFPCNQFGHQEPGGEAEIGQFCSRNYGVTFPMFAKIDVNGANAHPLYQYLKSEKPGILGTEAIKWNFTKFLVGSDGTILKRYAPSDKPEAIEADVAAKL; encoded by the coding sequence ATGAACCTCTACGACATCGACCTCGTCACCATCGACGGCAAGCCGCAGAAGATGGCCGCCTACCGCGGCAGGACATTGCTCATCGTCAACGTCGCGAGCGAGTGCGGCTTCACGCCGCAGTATGCGGGGCTGCAGGTGCTCTACGAAAAATTCAAGGACAGGGGATTCGTGGTGCTCGGTTTCCCTTGTAACCAGTTCGGGCACCAGGAGCCGGGCGGCGAGGCTGAAATCGGGCAGTTCTGCTCCAGAAATTACGGCGTGACGTTTCCAATGTTCGCCAAGATCGACGTGAACGGCGCGAATGCCCATCCGCTCTACCAGTATCTCAAGTCGGAAAAGCCGGGGATTCTGGGCACCGAGGCGATCAAGTGGAACTTCACCAAGTTCCTTGTCGGGTCGGACGGCACGATACTGAAGCGCTATGCCCCGAGCGACAAGCCTGAGGCGATCGAGGCGGACGTGGCGGCGAAGCTATAG